A region from the Diorhabda sublineata isolate icDioSubl1.1 chromosome X, icDioSubl1.1, whole genome shotgun sequence genome encodes:
- the LOC130451224 gene encoding proteoglycan 4 isoform X4 — MGGYAWVTLATNDSYSLGALVLAHSLKQVATQQQLAVLITPGVTNSMRSKLGEIFNVVKEVNILDSKDEANLRLLKRPELGITFTKLHCWRLTQFEKCVFLDADTLVLENCDELFEREELSAAPDIGWPDCFNSGVFVYRPSEETYEKLINFALEKGSFDGGDQGLLNLYFSDWAHKDISKHLPFIYNMASTSCYSYLPAFKQFGKSAKILHFIGSSKPWLQYFNTETRKVHPSEGLQHLEQILQHWWNIFCNLIHPALSPDMAGLAGAFANLTLGKPRTPEQQALDDHLRRQGWEVGNIDYLGRDSFDNIWSKICETLSLAPEPAKTAPLLEPDKTEFSVAVPASRIESKEENKLEATAELLSDRTVQENKSAATLEPQAVPEVSLPISNISDTITPKVDSPTTTAQAAVDNPTATFQVAQVQIDAKLVQTSDIAEPSPEQQEMGKQLPEPLKSTPPPATTETISKPVDNLSDKKIPIASETTLSSLIETQPQSPESPRAQEVIPEEASKVTSMEVSKDVQAKASEVISVEPEITKSVDPINQEVTKAIPTDESKSTPADSFKVTPADSFKAIPAESPKTTPAETSKDTPVESLKATPTDNPKTTPEEIKVNVSTEINSVKTAPVEILKTSPAEISVDTLTVAPVETPKSPPKDPPKVSSTETIKDAPKPKPSSTESLIAKPSEMSETAPIESVSTVPVETSKATSEILESVPVETPKSTPVEKPDSKSVETSKSTPTKLAVTSTTMDASVKTSKSVPTENVKAVPKGTQNVETAEAPKGESKKSEESVPKKVSKGKQTPETKEVSNQARQKETTKPPASKVTEPTPPTTPGCPTPQSTDPASSPPFSKGGLQVEGSVPNTPPAQEAASGPTPPPRKSASAPKKAAKKK; from the exons gtcAAAATTGGGAGAAATCTTCAACGTAGTTAAAGAAGTTAATATTTTGGATTCGAAAGATGAAGCAAATCTACGGCTGTTGAAAAGACCCGAGCTAGGAATCACGTTCACAAAACTACATTGTTGGCGTTTGACTCAGTTTGAGAAATGTGTATTTTTGGATGCAGACACGTTG GTATTAGAAAACTGTGATGAACTATTCGAAAGAGAAGAATTGTCAGCAGCTCCAGATATTGGTTGGCCAGACTGTTTCAACTCTGGTGTTTTTGTTTATCGACCATCCGAGGAAACAtacgaaaaattaataaattttgctCTTGAAAAAGGAAGTTTCGATG GGGGAGATCAAGGACTTCTCAATCTATACTTTTCTGACTGGGCTCATAAAGATATTAGCAAACATTTGCCGTTTATATACAACATGGCATCTACATCATGCTACTCATATCTTCCAGCATTTAAACA atttggTAAAAGCGCCAAAATTCTTCATTTCATTGGGTCATCAAAACCatggctacaatattttaatacagAAACTAGAAAAGTGCATCCATCTGAAGGCCTACAACATTTAGAACAGATCCTCCAACATTGGTGGAACATTTTCTGCAATCTCATTCATCCAGCTCTTTCTCCAGACAtg gcTGGGCTAGCAGGTGCTTTCGCCAATTTAACATTGGGCAAACCAAGAACACCTGAACAACAAGCCTTAGATGACCATTTAAGGAGACAGGGCTGGGAAGTAGGCAATATTGATTACTTAGGAAGAGATTCATTTGACAATATATGGAGCAAGATCTGTGAAACATTGTCTTTGGCTCCTGAACCAG CAAAAACAGCACCATTGCTAGAACCAGATAAAACGGAGTTTTCAGTAGCTGTACCTGCATCCCGAATTGAAtctaaagaagaaaataaattagaagcTACCGCAGAATTACTAAGTGACAGAACTGTACAAGAAAACAAATCTGCCGCTACCTTGGAGCCTCAAGCCGTTCCTGAAGTTTCCCTTCCTATTTCTAACATTTCTGATACCATTACTCCAAAAGTAGATAGCCCTACGACAACTGCCCAAGCTGCAGTAGATAACCCTACTGCAACTTTCCAAGTCGCTCAGGTACAAATTGATGCAAAACTAGTACAAACCTCCGACATCGCAGAGCCTTCTCCTGAACAACAAGAAATGGGTAAACAGTTACCTGAACCCTTGAAATCTACACCTCCACCAGCAACTACAGAAACAATTTCAAAACCAGTTGATAATTTATCCGATAAAAAAATACCCATAGCGTCAGAAACTACACTATCCTCTCTTATAGAAACTCAACCACAAAGTCCAGAATCACCTAGAGCTCAAGAAGTAATACCAGAAGAAGCTTCTAAAGTCACATCTATGGAAGTTTCCAAAGATGTTCAAGCCAAAGCTTCCGAAGTTATATCTGTCGAACCTGAAATAACTAAGTCTGTTGATCCAATTAATCAAGAAGTTACAAAAGCAATACCCACTGACGAATCCAAATCTACACCAGCTGATAGCTTCAAAGTTACACCAGCTGATAGTTTCAAAGCTATACCAGCTGAGAGTCCCAAAACTACACCAGCTGAAACCTCCAAAGATACACCAGTTGAAAGCCTCAAAGCTACGCCAACTGATAACCCCAAAACTACACCTGAAGAAATAAAAGTTAACGTATCTACTGAAATCAATTCAGTAAAAACTGCTCCTGTCGAAATACTGAAAACCTCACCAGCAGAAATATCTGTAGATACACTAACAGTTGCGCCCGTGGAAACTCCGAAATCTCCACCTAAGGATCCTCCCAAAGTTTCATCAACAGAAACTATAAAAGATGCACCAAAACCCAAACCTTCTTCGACAGAGTCCCTCATAGCTAAGCCATCGGAAATGTCAGAAACGGCACCAATAGAATCAGTCTCGACTGTACCTGTTGAAACTTCCAAAGCTACTTCAGAAATTCTCGAGTCTGTACCTGTAGAAACACCCAAATCTACACCCGTCGAAAAACCTGATTCTAAATCTGTAGAAACATCTAAATCTACACCTACAAAACTTGCAGTTACAAGCACAACCATGGATGCTTCTGTGAAAACTTCAAAATCTGTACCTACAGAAAATGTTAAGGCCGTGCCAAAGGGAACTCAAAATGTTGAAACGGCAGAAGCCCCAAAAGGAGAATCTAAAAAATCAGAAGAATCTGTACCCAAGAAGGTTTCTAAAGGAAAACAAACACCTGAAACAAAAGAAGTTTCCAATCAAGCGAGGCAGAAAGAAACTACTAAACCACCAGCATCCAAAGTGACGGAGCCCACCCCTCCAACAACTCCTGGATGTCCAACTCCGCAATCGACAGATCCTGCTTCATCTCCTCCTTTTTCCAAAGGAGGACTGCAAGTAGAAGGTAGTGTGCCAAACACACCCCCTGCACAAGAAGCGGCATCAGGGCCAACGCCTCCTCCTCGCAAGAGTGCTAGTGCACCAAAGAAAGcagcaaagaaaaaataa